In a single window of the Candidatus Bathyarchaeum sp. genome:
- a CDS encoding glycosyltransferase: MKVVMVNDCSFVGETLLKNLPKEIDSVHLKRSRNFFDKTFKIAWKISRSKGDVYHFNYLLQDCYIGSKLGKRPLVGHAHGTDVRKNLNHFVWKRIVKHNLKKCDVILVSTPDILEAAQNYREDAEYLPNPVDSTLFYPKPVNEQNEKLKVLIASDSNWSVKGTDIAIHALAHVKNEVEISLIRKGVDFTKTVALAESLGLHLNILQPTAHENMNEYFWNADLVIDRFKLGSLGLISLEAIACGRPVLNFVSSDYKQYEDFPIKEIDSVEKIVELLKNLSPKLWESEYDYVKKHHDSKLIGEKMAKIYESLI, encoded by the coding sequence TCAAAAATCTTCCAAAAGAAATTGATTCAGTTCATTTGAAAAGGTCAAGAAATTTTTTTGACAAAACATTCAAGATAGCTTGGAAAATTTCTAGGTCAAAAGGAGATGTTTATCATTTCAATTATCTGCTTCAAGATTGTTATATTGGTTCAAAATTAGGAAAGCGGCCATTAGTTGGTCACGCTCATGGAACTGATGTAAGAAAAAATCTTAACCATTTTGTTTGGAAACGCATTGTTAAACATAATTTAAAGAAATGTGACGTAATACTTGTTAGCACTCCGGACATACTTGAAGCTGCACAAAATTATCGTGAAGATGCAGAATATCTTCCAAATCCGGTTGATTCTACCCTTTTTTATCCAAAGCCAGTTAATGAGCAAAACGAAAAGTTGAAAGTTTTAATTGCCAGTGACTCAAACTGGAGTGTAAAAGGCACTGATATTGCTATACATGCATTAGCCCATGTAAAAAATGAGGTTGAAATTTCTCTTATTAGAAAAGGTGTAGATTTTACAAAGACTGTGGCTTTGGCAGAGTCGTTAGGTTTGCATCTAAATATTTTGCAGCCAACAGCCCATGAAAACATGAATGAATATTTTTGGAACGCTGACTTGGTGATTGACCGGTTTAAGCTTGGGTCTCTTGGTTTGATTTCTTTAGAAGCAATTGCATGTGGTAGGCCAGTTTTGAATTTTGTTTCTTCTGATTATAAACAATATGAAGATTTTCCAATAAAAGAAATTGATTCGGTAGAAAAAATTGTTGAACTACTAAAGAATCTGTCCCCAAAATTGTGGGAGTCAGAATATGATTATGTAAAAAAGCATCATGATAGTAAATTAATCGGGGAAAAAATGGCAAAAATTTATGAATCTCTAATTTGA
- a CDS encoding cation diffusion facilitator family transporter: protein MPEREKRVRLAAFLNLAFTVLEIFGGFWTNSLAILSDALHDFGDSVALLVSWLFERGAKKSPDVNRTFGYQRLSLFSAIISASILVGGSILIMFQAIPRLINPETVNSTGMLGIAIIGIVFNGLGFISLKKGESLNEKVLSWHLLEDVLGWAAILVGAVIIYFGKVYILDPILTIGLTIFIIYNVTKSLREAINILMQGVPKHINLQKVKKDLQNIQGVLGIHDIHIWSLEGETDVFTAHVVLDNQTLKNPEPTKHIIKETLLKHHIEHSTIELESKYHCTGMVCEERDTNTP from the coding sequence ATGCCTGAACGGGAAAAAAGAGTTCGCTTGGCTGCATTTTTAAACCTAGCTTTTACAGTTTTAGAAATCTTTGGCGGATTTTGGACAAACAGCCTTGCGATATTGTCTGATGCTCTACACGATTTTGGTGACAGCGTCGCGCTGTTGGTTTCATGGCTGTTTGAACGGGGAGCAAAAAAATCTCCAGACGTCAACCGAACTTTTGGATACCAACGTCTGTCCCTGTTTTCTGCAATAATTTCTGCCAGCATATTAGTAGGTGGCTCTATACTCATAATGTTCCAAGCCATCCCCCGACTCATCAATCCCGAAACAGTAAACTCCACAGGAATGTTAGGCATTGCAATCATCGGCATAGTGTTCAATGGACTGGGATTCATTTCCCTGAAAAAAGGAGAAAGCCTCAACGAAAAAGTCCTCTCATGGCACCTTCTGGAAGACGTTCTGGGCTGGGCAGCAATCCTTGTAGGCGCAGTAATCATTTACTTTGGGAAAGTTTACATCCTTGACCCAATCTTGACCATCGGCTTGACCATTTTCATAATCTACAACGTAACTAAAAGCCTACGAGAAGCCATAAACATCCTCATGCAAGGAGTCCCCAAACACATCAACCTACAAAAAGTCAAAAAAGACCTCCAAAACATCCAAGGCGTCCTTGGAATCCACGACATCCACATATGGTCACTAGAAGGAGAAACCGACGTGTTCACTGCCCATGTAGTACTGGATAACCAAACCCTCAAAAACCCTGAACCAACAAAACACATCATCAAAGAAACTTTGCTCAAACATCATATTGAACACTCAACTATTGAACTCGAAAGCAAATACCACTGCACCGGCATGGTTTGCGAAGAACGCGACACAAACACGCCATGA
- a CDS encoding deoxyhypusine synthase family protein, protein MDVPLTKKVEGFTVEKKSVSQLLSEMGKTAYQGRKLSEAVDLWERMIKEDDLVIVLGLAGSMSTAGQWTLVNWLVQNRFVDVIVSTGANVSEDIVDAMGLGYYQGDANANDEELLKADINRYYDVFGIETDYRKMEELVTEFLLTLKTDHPYSSMEILHLLGKWLGKKNIPSITATAAANGVPVFSPAMLDSAYGETVLMAKNQGHNLIVDQVKEFDQFVSIGEKTKNTAVIYVGGGVPKDFTQLLAISISPKTNDQEINGRSGNCRKSLQEYYYPHKYALQITTDSPQWGGLSGCTLEEAKSWGKVDVNGRDITCYCDATIALPLITHALNERLDSNVRKNRAPDLSWLFPKQK, encoded by the coding sequence GTGGATGTTCCTTTGACAAAAAAGGTTGAAGGTTTCACTGTGGAAAAAAAATCAGTTTCCCAGCTTCTTTCTGAAATGGGCAAAACAGCATATCAAGGCAGAAAATTGTCTGAAGCTGTGGATCTTTGGGAGCGCATGATAAAAGAAGACGACCTAGTTATCGTTTTAGGGCTGGCAGGTTCTATGAGCACTGCTGGTCAATGGACTTTGGTTAATTGGCTTGTTCAGAATCGTTTTGTTGATGTTATAGTTTCAACTGGAGCAAACGTTTCAGAAGACATTGTTGATGCCATGGGTCTTGGATACTATCAAGGTGATGCAAACGCCAACGATGAAGAACTCCTCAAGGCTGACATAAACCGCTACTATGATGTTTTCGGCATAGAAACCGATTACAGAAAAATGGAAGAACTAGTAACAGAGTTTTTGTTGACTTTAAAGACAGATCATCCCTATTCTTCTATGGAAATTTTACATTTATTGGGTAAATGGCTGGGCAAAAAGAACATCCCCAGCATAACTGCAACCGCTGCAGCGAATGGAGTTCCTGTTTTTAGTCCAGCAATGTTGGATAGTGCCTATGGAGAAACTGTTTTGATGGCCAAAAATCAGGGTCATAACTTGATTGTTGATCAAGTCAAAGAGTTTGACCAGTTTGTTAGCATCGGTGAAAAAACCAAAAACACTGCCGTGATTTACGTGGGTGGTGGAGTTCCTAAAGATTTTACTCAGTTGCTAGCGATTTCGATTTCCCCAAAAACAAACGACCAAGAAATCAACGGTCGTTCCGGTAACTGTCGTAAGAGTTTGCAGGAATATTATTACCCTCACAAGTATGCCCTTCAGATTACAACAGATTCTCCCCAGTGGGGTGGCTTGTCAGGTTGCACCTTGGAAGAAGCCAAAAGTTGGGGAAAAGTTGATGTAAATGGCAGAGACATTACCTGTTACTGTGACGCAACAATCGCATTGCCCCTGATTACTCATGCTCTTAATGAGCGTTTAGACTCAAATGTACGAAAAAACCGGGCTCCAGACCTTTCTTGGCTGTTCCCAAAACAAAAATGA
- a CDS encoding arginine decarboxylase, pyruvoyl-dependent, with product MIPKQVFLTKGVGKHKDYLQSFELALRGAGIQACNIVTVSSILPPGCEIITKEQGLKSLHPGEITFAVMSKNSVKEPHRQIAASIGMAVPSNKDSYGYLSEHHSYGETAEVAGNYAEDLAATMLATTMGIPFDSEQAWNEKKQIFQTSGMIIKTNNITQSAKGDKNGLWTTVLAAAVFVP from the coding sequence ATGATTCCAAAACAAGTATTCTTAACCAAAGGCGTAGGAAAACACAAAGACTATCTACAATCTTTTGAATTGGCGTTGCGTGGTGCAGGTATTCAAGCCTGCAACATCGTAACTGTCTCCAGTATTTTGCCCCCTGGATGCGAAATTATCACCAAGGAACAAGGATTGAAAAGTTTGCATCCTGGAGAAATCACCTTTGCTGTTATGTCCAAAAATTCTGTAAAAGAGCCTCACAGACAAATTGCAGCTTCTATCGGTATGGCTGTTCCCTCAAACAAAGACAGTTACGGTTATCTTTCCGAGCACCACTCCTATGGAGAAACTGCTGAAGTTGCTGGAAACTATGCTGAAGACTTAGCTGCAACTATGCTTGCTACGACCATGGGTATTCCCTTTGATTCAGAGCAAGCTTGGAACGAAAAAAAACAGATATTTCAAACCAGTGGCATGATTATCAAGACCAACAACATTACCCAGTCGGCTAAAGGCGACAAAAACGGTTTGTGGACTACTGTTCTTGCTGCTGCAGTTTTTGTACCTTAA